From Apium graveolens cultivar Ventura chromosome 9, ASM990537v1, whole genome shotgun sequence, the proteins below share one genomic window:
- the LOC141684376 gene encoding 26S proteasome regulatory subunit 10B homolog A, with product MSGETEEAVRRRVGTADYRKKLLQHKELDSRVRAVRDSLRTVKKEYAKTEDDLKSLQSVGQIIGEVLRPLDNERLIVKASSGPRYVVGCRSKVDKEKLTAGTRVVLDMTTLTIMRALPREVDPVVYNMLHEDPGNVSYSAVGGLSDQIRELRESIELPLMNPELFLRVGIKPPKGVLLYGPPGTGKTLLARAIASNIDANFLKVVSSAIIDKYIGESARLIREMFGYARDHQPCIIFMDEIDAIGGRRFSEGTSADREIQRTLMELLNQLDGFDQLGKVKMIMATNRPDVLDPALLRPGRLDRKIEIPLPNEQSRMEILKIHAAGIAKHGEIDYEAVVKLAEGFNGADLRNVCTEAGMSAIRAERDYVIHEDFMKAVRKLNEAKKLESTAHYSTDFGKE from the exons ATGTCAGGCGAGACCGAAGAAGCCGTTCGCCGCCGCGTCGGAACCGCCGATTACCGGAAAAAGCTACTCCAACACAAAGAGCTCGATTCTCGTGTTCGCGCAG TGAGAGATAGTTTGCGTACTGTAAAAAAGGAGTATGCTAAGACTGAAGATGATTTGAAGTCGCTTCAGAGCGTTGGGCAAATTATTGGTGAAGTCTTGAGGCCGTTGGATAATGAGCGAT TGATAGTTAAAGCCAGTAGCGGTCCAAGGTATGTGGTTGGCTGTCGTAGTAAGGTGGACAAGGAGAAACTCACTGCTGGAACAAGAGTAGTTCTTGATATGACTACTCTCACAATTATGCGAGCTCTACCCCGTGAG GTCGATCCAGTTGTGTATAACATGCTTCATGAAGATCCTGGAAACGTTAGCTATTCAGCTGTTGGAGGTCTCTCAGATCAGATCCGAGAACTCAGAGAATCCATAGAATTGCCTCTGATGAACCCGGAGCTATTCTTAAGGGTTGGCATTAAGCCTCCCAAG GGTGTTCTTCTATATGGACCTCCTGGAACAGGCAAGACACTGTTAGCAAGAGCAATTGCTAGCAATATAGATGCCAACTTCTTAAAG GTTGTTTCAAGTGCCATAATCGATAAATACATTGGCGAGAGTGCAAGATTGATCAGGGAAATGTTTGGTTATGCTCGTGATCACCAA CCATGCATCATTTTCATGGATGAGATTGATGCCATTGGAGGACGCCGTTTCAGTGAGGGAACTAGTGCTGATCGTGAAATTCAGCGAACACTTATGGAGTTGCTAAACCAGCTAGATGGTTTTGACCAGCTTGGAAAG GTAAAAATGATCATGGCTACAAATAGACCAGATGTTCTAGACCCGGCACTTTTACGTCCAGGCAGATTAGACAGAAAAATAGAGATTCCATTGCCAAATGAACAGTCAAGAatggaaattttaaaaattcatGCTGCTGGAATTGCCAAGCATGGGGAAATCGATTATGAGGCTGTTGTTAAGCTAGCTGAG GGGTTCAATGGAGCTGATCTTCGTAATGTTTGCACCGAAGCTGGGATGTCAGCTATTCGTGCTGAACGAGATTATGTAATCCATGAAGATTTCATGAAG
- the LOC141683635 gene encoding BEL1-like homeodomain protein 7 produces the protein MAAYYPASSNERDYVPANYSSEPTPGSFSGAPVLPGTMMYVSYSSSSGPYADTLVGNSQQNTGISIPPVGVSDSTVLHHEFLSNLGGARTGEHNFTAWRDGRNEMMLMQSMEGDTSTLHGVQNVQGQGLSLSLSPQIPSGIQASSLQYRSHNPVASSFLSPNTSVSGENLTFRDDETSQSKQSRNTENMKPDFQGGGSDIMKGDVSPYMMSNIARNIPNSKYLKAAQQLLDEVVNVRQTLKKHDSKKDSERVPKEVDGVSNNGASVPSSSNAQDSISNPSELSSSEKQELQNKMTKLLSMLDEVDRRYRQYFHQMQIVVSSFDVIAGCGAAKPYTALALQTISCHFRCLRDTINGQIRVTQKSLGEHDGSANSKGVGISRLRFVDQQLRQQRALQHLGMMQQHTWRPQRGLPESSVTVLRAWLFEHFLHPYPKDSDKIMLARQTGLTRSQVSNWFINARVRLWKPMVEEMYKEEAGDAEMDSNSSSDVVTKATNRDLKISEDRGEDVQNSSTSTATMECSTGQFSVSNANHVPDVEMVGPSTESVFNILSCRENESHYNAEISREDQRPSVNEYNIVPGTIVQPNERFMATYSIPELERFENRSGISLTLGLHHCEDGSSVPMSVGTHHNFVSMRRDDVYNPTATQVGTETVDFDCMDSGNREHRFGSSHLLHDFVA, from the exons ATGGCTGCTTATTATCCTGCTTCAAGCAATGAAAGAGATTATGTGCCAGCTAACTATTCAAGTGAACCTACGCCCGGTTCTTTCTCGGGAGCGCCAGTTCTCCCAGGGACGATGATGTACGTGAGTTACTCATCTTCATCTGGACCATATGCAGATACATTAGTTGGGAATTCTCAACAGAACACTGGCATTAGTATTCCCCCTGTAGGTGTCTCAGATTCTACCGTCTTACACCATGAGTTTTTATCAAATCTTGGAGGAGCACGGACTGGTGAGCATAATTTTACCGCATGGAGGGATGGCAGAAATGAGATGATGCTGATGCAATCAATGGAAGGCGACACTAGTACTCTTCATGGTGTCCAAAATGTGCAGGGTCAGGGGTTATCACTCAGCCTTAGCCCACAAATTCCATCTGGAATACAAGCTTCCTCTCTGCAGTACAGAAGTCATAACCCAGTGGCCTCTTCATTTTTGAGTCCTAATACATCAGTTTCAGGGGAGAACCTGACTTTCAGAGATGATGAGACCTCCCAAAGTAAACAATCAAGAAACACTGAAAACATGAAACCTGATTTTCAAGGAGGTGGTTCTGACATAATGAAAGGGGATGTTTCTCCATACATGATGTCGAATATTGCGCGAAACATACCCAACTCTAAATACTTAAAGGCAGCTCAACAGCTTCTTGATGAAGTTGTTAACGTGCGCCAAACTTTAAAGAAACATGATTCCAAGAAAGACTCAGAAAGGGTCCCTAAAGAAGTTGATGGGGTTTCAAATAATGGAGCATCAGTGCCTTCTTCATCCAATGCACAAGATTCAATCAGCAATCCGAGCGAGCTTTCATCATCTGAAAAACAGGAACTGCAAAACAAGATGACAAAGCTTTTGTCTATGCTGGATGAG GTTGATAGAAGGTATCGACAGTATTTTCATCAGATGCAGATTGTAGTATCTTCATTTGATGTGATTGCTGGATGTGGGGCAGCTAAGCCCTACACAGCACTTGCTCTCCAAACAATTTCATGTCACTTTCGTTGCTTGCGTGATACAATAAATGGGCAAATCCGAGTTACTCAGAAAAGCCTCGGGGAGCATGATGGTTCAGCAAATAGCAAGGGAGTTGGAATATCTCGTCTCCGTTTTGTGGACCAGCAGCTTAGACAACAAAGAGCACTTCAGCATCTTGGAATGATGCAACAGCACACATGGAGACCTCAGAGGGGACTGCCCGAAAGCTCTGTTACTGTTCTGCGTGCTTGGCTATTTGAACATTTTCTTCATCC TTACCCTAAGGATTCTGATAAGATCATGCTTGCAAGGCAGACGGGTTTGACAAGAAGCCAG GTATCAAACTGGTTTATAAATGCACGGGTGCGCCTCTGGAAACCTATGGTTGAAGAAATGTACAAAGAAGAGGCTGGTGATGCTGAAATGGATTCAAATTCCTCGTCAGATGTTGTCACAAAGGCTACAAATAGGGACTTGAAGATATCCGAGGATAGAGGGGAAGATGTACAAAATAGCTCAACTTCTACAGCAACTATGGAATGTAGCACCGGACAGTTCTCCGTATCAAATGCCAATCATGTCCCTGATGTGGAAATGGTCGGACCGAGCACTGAGTCAGTTTTCAACATTCTTAGTTGTAGAGAAAACGAAAGTCACTACAACGCAGAAATATCAAGGGAGGACCAAAGGCCCAGTGTAAATGAATACAACATCGTTCCAGGTACAATTGTTCAGCCAAATGAGAGATTCATGGCCACATACAGCATACCTGAGTTGGAGAGATTCGAGAACAGAAGTGGCATTTCACTTACATTGGGACTGCATCATTGTGAAGATGGTAGCAGTGTACCTATGTCTGTTGGCACTCACCATAATTTCGTCTCCATGAGACGGGACGATGTTTACAATCCCACAGCTACTCAAGTTGGAACTGAGACGGTAGATTTTGACTGCATGGATTCTGGGAACCGAGAACACAGGTTTGGTTCCTCCCATTTGTTGCATGATTTTGTAGCATGA